Below is a genomic region from Tripterygium wilfordii isolate XIE 37 chromosome 12, ASM1340144v1, whole genome shotgun sequence.
ATATGTAAAAGGAACTTGCTCTTATAGTAGAAAATCCAGTGACTCCAATTATATGATCAACCATACTTGAAAACCCTCTTTAACTGTGTCCAGCTGTCGAATCAAAGCTGTTGTAGGTCGTCGCCATCTTTTCGTGTCCCACAAGATAGTGCTATTGAAAGCAAATCCAGACATATCCACATGAAACCTCCGCAATCTTTTACTTTTCTCGTTTGTGTGCCATCCAATTACCTGGCTACCATTGCACACGGGACCTTCCAGAATTGCCTTGTTTTTACTTTGTGCAAGCATTGCAACAGGCCATGTGCCAAAAAGGCTATAAAACATGTACTGTATCAGCAATTCAAAACTACGAGGCACTGATAGCAAAAGATGTCAAAATGCATATCATTTTGCTTTAGCAATAACTTTAGAATGGAAGTACGTCATGAGTGAATCGAATCAATGGCAAAAAAGAGAAATATGACGTTTATAACTCGTTTTAGTTTTTTGAAAAACCCACACCAACTGTCTTAGtcaattcaattacaatcatcTTCTTTGTCATTTCATACTGAATACCTATGATAAAAGCAGTAAAAAATGATACTAAAACTCAtacaacaaatataaatatataagaaGCAGCAGTATAATCCAACTCAAAAGCAATACAGTTTGAAGTAATGTGAACATCTCAAACTCACATTCTCAAAGCAATAAGGCCCAAAATTATTTTAGATTAAAGAGTCTTCGCATAAAAGCAAGGGGAGTGGTCATAACCTAAAGACAGAAAGCAGCCACCAGCTCCTTGCTATATTTCTTTATACTAGAGTAAATTCCACATTATATGAAGACTTGAACACTAATTACCAAATGTAACAAACGAGAAACACCTTACGAAAAAGAAATTGTATGAAGTTACTCCAATTATAGTAAATTAGCTGCCATATTAACTAATAATAATCTAATAGACTACTAAAAAAGCTAGATATAATATCATGAGGAGTGATTAAGAAGCGAAGTGCAAACGTATGACAGAAAGGTATTGAGCAGTAGGTAGTCGCGGGTGAGGCAGTATTAAGGAGGACAAACTAAGCGTGCCAGAAGCCAAAGTGAAATTGAAATCCCAAagaacaagaaggaaaaaaactaCTAACCCCTCACCTGATAATCCCATATATAAGAAACACACTAGTCTTTTAACAAGCTGCTGACTCCATTAACACCAGACATTTGCAATCATAAACAAACCACCCGGACGTACTAATTAGAATTAGAACTTGAAATCAAACACATATCAAGCATCGGTTTACAATTACCTGATATCCCTCAAGTTCTCGAACAGCTCGAGTGAATAGATGTTATCATCATCCGCAAAATACACTATTCCATCAAGTCTATGCCTCTCAATATGCTCCAATGCAGTGTTCCTCTGGTGCACCCCTCTATCCTTCACATCCGTCAAATTCTTCTCACATACTAAATGCCTGTACATCACCCCTGTCTTTCTGATTATATCCGCTGTTTCCGTTGAAGCCGTATTCCCCTCCACCACAAGCCACAGCACCGGCGGCTGCACTAATCTCAAAACTTGCCCCAACCGATTCAAAAAGTACGTCTGGAAAGCCCGATTATAGGTAGGTGTTACCACAATTAAGAGCTTCCTCGGCACGAAATCTAACCTCATCTCCATGTGATTTAAAGGCGTATATAAATGATCCACCCCCAAGCTCACACTATCTAGCGCGAAATCATCACCGCGTTTTTTCAGATCTTCATCAGCCAACTGGACATTGACATGTGACGACCTAACCATGTCAAAGGAGAAATCGTGGCCTCGAATGTCATCGTTGCTGACGCGACCAAACAGCGGCACGCCTAAAAGGAATCCCAAGGCGAAGAAGAGAAGGCATCTGAAGGAGGATCGTCTCCATCCTTTCCGGCTCCCAAGAGATCTTTGTACGAAAACTACGACCAGCAATCGGCGGAGAGATACGACAAAACTAAGAAAAACCGGTAAAGGCAACGATGAATGTCTACCGTCAGCAAAAACCTTGTGCGACGGAGAATGGACTGATAGTGGAGACCCTAGGCCGCCGTTCTTGTACGAACGGTCGTTATACGCTGGCGACAAAGTTCTACGGAAGGACGCCATTGATTCAATGGTCAATTACATCATCAAAACGATCTGCTAAGAGACTGTAAAACACTAAAACCCTAGACGAAGACCAAGCCGAGAAAAtcaatttggattttgaatTCGACTCCCCTTTCCATTGGAGGATATCCAGTGCTAACTCACTATAGATCTAACATGTGGGAGCCCTTCGGGTTTGACTCTTTGAGTCCATTTATATTTCGTTTCACTTTTACCCGCCGAGAAGTGATGGGCCATGGTGCGCCTTATAACAATGTGGGCCGAGTACCTGCAAATAAGAAAGAACTAGTGAAGTAGTGGGCTGTGGGCTTGTAGGAGCTGCTGGGCTGGATCTTTCAGCAGAAGTAAAGGGATGCCGGTATGTTTTTTGGTCACTACAGCCTAGGCTTGATtctaggggtgacaaaaaaatcaGTTTCGGGTTGGACAACCACACTGTTTATGAAATGTTTTCATGTCCGGATCTTAACTCATATTAGATTTCTAGCGTGTTGAATCGATCAAACCTGGATTAGTTTAAATCTAGATAAGTAAATCTAATAATAACCTAATATGGATTAGGGTctgaacaagtaaatcggacaaaattTCTGAGTTTGGATTTGGATCCGATTTTAAATCGGGAAAATTTAATCAGGGCCAGACAAATTATATCATCTAGACCAGACAGAGTTTTACCACGCCTACTTGATTCACAAGAGCATGAGGATCACTAGCTTTGACTTGCTTCATCCTCTTGAATTTGCACACCCCCATAAATAGACTCCACGCGATCTCACTGTTGATTTAGGTCCACCTACGCTGTGGGCTCAAGCCTATACTTATGGGTTGTCCATTTTCTCACAGTATCGCATTTGgattttggtttattttgtttgatttcgTATATTGGATGCCGAGCAATGAAGGCATTGTATTGGGCCCAAAATTGGTCTTTTTCCCTACAGTGATATCCTTTAACTCTTATGACGCATCGCTTATATTTCACAGAATTCTCCTTTGTCTTGATATAGCCTTGCATGTTTACATACAAACTTGTATTTTTGTACCCTCTTGCGAAGGTTTATAATCCCACATCAAATTGAAATAACTCAACTGAGTGGCATATAAATAAAGATCTTACACCTctcacatttaaaaaaaaaaggtccaaTTGAGTGGCATATAAATAAAGATCTTGCACCtctcacataaaaaaaaagtgttctGTACCTAAGTACATAGGAGACGGCTCAATGAGAACAAATCCGTGCTTGTCCGTGTCCTAAAATagacaatatttgttgatatGTTGGGGCTTGGATTTCTAATAGTTCTCAAaaaattgttttcttattttatttagtgCTTGAATGAGATTGTTCTTTACAACATTATGTGTGGATTGTTGCCTAGTAATATTCAACAGTATGATCAATGTGGTTATCAATTTCAACAAGTTGTTAGCTTAAGTTTGTTGGGCTTCTCTTGCAATTCCGTGCTCTTTTGTTTTAAGTAACCGAGAACGATATCATATAAGTTTATGATTTGGACATTTGAAATAGGTTTAAACTCATGTCATCAGACCACGCGCAcataagtttctcacctgaTGACATGGTAAGTTAAGTCAAAGTATTGTTCCCAGTTAGAATCAAACTCAGAACCTTCCGAATCCATACAGTTTGACTCCAGAGAGATTCTTTACTAGGCTATCACCCAAACGGTTAACTCCCTGCCCTTTACAAGTTCAATTTTTCAAGCTACACTAGTCAATGTTCTTGTGATTACGATGTTGAAAGATTattttgaagaaacaaaaactggGTTGATTTATCATCGCTGCCTGCCTGTAGACCAGACATATCTAAGATCATTCAAACACGTCTGATGATATTTACTTGTAAATGCAGGATTGGACGAGTGCTTAATGCGTTCTCTGATTGTATGTGATTTACTCAAAGAAGACAACTGAAAGGTCGTTATCAAGTATGCAATAATCAATGATGCATTTGTCTTTGCCTTTTTAGTAGGAATGATAACGGGTCAGATACCtttccaattagtgaataccaaaaTCGTTTCCATTTAATGTACACAATATCAAAACCCtttaaaaaccatttaaatttctaaaaCCGGAACAGTTTCATAACTGTTAAGCTGTAAATACCTACTTTTTAGTGTAGATATTTGGACTCCATAGCATTGCTATAATTAATAACTAATGTTGGTCCCAAatctttttctctctataaTTGTCCTGTTTTTGAGTTTGGAACATTTTGACTCGAACCCAAGTGGTCTCTATCCTCCTTTTCTATAATTTCCACAATGG
It encodes:
- the LOC120010898 gene encoding probable beta-1,4-xylosyltransferase IRX9H codes for the protein MASFRRTLSPAYNDRSYKNGGLGSPLSVHSPSHKVFADGRHSSLPLPVFLSFVVSLRRLLVVVFVQRSLGSRKGWRRSSFRCLLFFALGFLLGVPLFGRVSNDDIRGHDFSFDMVRSSHVNVQLADEDLKKRGDDFALDSVSLGVDHLYTPLNHMEMRLDFVPRKLLIVVTPTYNRAFQTYFLNRLGQVLRLVQPPVLWLVVEGNTASTETADIIRKTGVMYRHLVCEKNLTDVKDRGVHQRNTALEHIERHRLDGIVYFADDDNIYSLELFENLRDISLFGTWPVAMLAQSKNKAILEGPVCNGSQVIGWHTNEKSKRLRRFHVDMSGFAFNSTILWDTKRWRRPTTALIRQLDTVKEGFQETTFIEQVVEDESQMEGKPIGCSSILNWHLHLDTRKLVYPSGWMLSKNLDAVLPIT